A genomic region of Mesorhizobium sp. NZP2077 contains the following coding sequences:
- a CDS encoding transposase produces MRRQTRPFTVEVKQKRNYQKRGHSIWGDVDLSAAIADTTRELKDMDLPNRRLIDSNVIALDAEHAHKPRAEYLMANPLDAESVETATEHAPKGRTPETKKKTPPSRKAKTEPGPKNGANTASPAKEATATAAAVRSARKVYSGEERAQKLAQVETSISGGTTLKSAVKQAGISEQTYYHWKRAAAPRSDGDDLKDLVALEKENKRLKSLLAERLRTENAELKRKLGLQ; encoded by the coding sequence ATGAGGCGGCAGACCCGACCGTTCACTGTGGAGGTCAAACAAAAGCGCAATTATCAAAAACGGGGCCATTCCATCTGGGGCGATGTCGATCTCTCCGCAGCTATAGCCGACACAACAAGGGAGCTCAAAGACATGGATCTGCCAAATCGTCGGCTGATTGACTCTAATGTCATAGCCCTTGATGCTGAACACGCGCACAAACCGCGAGCGGAGTATCTCATGGCAAATCCCCTAGACGCTGAATCAGTAGAAACTGCAACCGAACACGCTCCCAAAGGAAGGACGCCTGAAACGAAGAAGAAAACCCCACCGTCGCGGAAGGCAAAGACTGAGCCCGGTCCCAAGAATGGCGCCAATACGGCGTCCCCGGCGAAGGAAGCAACAGCAACAGCAGCGGCCGTGCGGAGCGCCCGGAAGGTCTACTCCGGAGAAGAGCGCGCCCAGAAGCTCGCTCAGGTCGAGACGTCGATCAGCGGCGGCACCACTCTCAAGAGTGCCGTAAAGCAGGCCGGTATATCGGAACAGACCTATTATCACTGGAAGAGGGCCGCGGCGCCTAGATCCGATGGCGACGATCTGAAGGACCTGGTCGCCCTCGAGAAAGAAAACAAGCGATTGAAGAGCCTGCTCGCGGAACGCCTGCGCACAGAGAACGCGGAACTGAAGAGGAAGCTAGGGCTGCAATAA
- a CDS encoding cytochrome-c peroxidase: protein MASVQNAGRSLVKILFTTVAVALPAIAFAAQTIPVYLRETARATFKALPSITPTVANNPITPEKIALGKAMFFDPRVSASGVLSCNSCHNLATGGDDNHESSIGHGWQKGPRNAPTVLNAVFNIAQFWDGRAEDLKAQAKAPIQAAVEMANTPGQLIATLKSMPQYVEWFNSAFPGEADRVTFENVARAIEAFEATLVTPAPFDAFLNGDDAAMTSEQKQGLTLFMDKGCSSCHGGINVGGEGYYPFGLVEKPSTDVLPENDKGRFAVTHEADDSYVFRVAPLRNVALTAPYFHSGKVWDLKQAVAIMGTTQLGQELTEKEVDLLVAFLNSLTGKVPEVAYPILPAETPTTPRPVLHIPAQ, encoded by the coding sequence ATGGCTTCCGTGCAAAACGCAGGGAGATCACTTGTGAAAATCCTATTCACTACGGTGGCTGTCGCGTTGCCGGCCATCGCTTTTGCTGCGCAAACGATCCCCGTATACCTCAGAGAAACGGCACGGGCCACCTTCAAGGCTCTACCGTCCATCACGCCGACAGTCGCCAACAACCCGATCACACCGGAGAAGATAGCCCTAGGCAAGGCAATGTTCTTCGATCCACGCGTCTCGGCGTCGGGCGTCTTGTCGTGCAATTCGTGCCACAACTTGGCCACCGGGGGCGACGACAATCATGAAAGCTCGATCGGCCATGGTTGGCAGAAGGGACCGCGCAACGCGCCGACGGTACTGAACGCTGTCTTCAACATCGCGCAGTTCTGGGATGGTCGTGCTGAAGACCTAAAGGCTCAGGCCAAGGCACCGATCCAAGCCGCTGTCGAAATGGCCAACACACCAGGTCAACTCATCGCCACGCTCAAGTCGATGCCGCAATATGTCGAGTGGTTCAATTCAGCTTTCCCGGGCGAAGCCGATCGCGTCACCTTCGAAAACGTCGCCAGGGCAATCGAAGCCTTTGAGGCGACACTGGTCACACCGGCGCCCTTCGATGCCTTCCTCAACGGCGATGACGCCGCTATGACTTCCGAACAGAAACAGGGCCTGACGCTTTTCATGGACAAAGGCTGCTCGTCCTGCCACGGCGGTATCAACGTGGGTGGGGAGGGCTATTACCCATTCGGCCTCGTTGAAAAGCCCAGCACCGATGTTCTGCCGGAAAACGACAAAGGCCGATTTGCCGTCACCCATGAAGCCGACGATTCCTATGTTTTCCGCGTGGCGCCGTTGCGCAACGTAGCACTCACCGCGCCATACTTTCATTCGGGCAAGGTTTGGGATCTGAAACAGGCCGTCGCCATTATGGGGACCACCCAGCTCGGCCAAGAATTGACGGAAAAAGAAGTCGACCTGCTCGTTGCCTTCCTTAATTCGCTGACCGGAAAAGTACCGGAGGTCGCCTATCCCATCTTACCCGCCGAAACCCCGACAACGCCTCGACCTGTATTGCATATCCCCGCGCAATGA
- a CDS encoding helix-turn-helix transcriptional regulator, producing MPPARAVSASYFNIGRRLFRVIEWPFSAFGGKMTATPFALPEAVLTAISNGKPVIQAYREHLGYSTEDIAVTSGLTVEEVGLIESGHCFDKGYRDRIARALGVAESIFDEISGIPNAA from the coding sequence ATGCCGCCGGCTCGGGCTGTTTCGGCATCCTATTTCAACATCGGCCGCCGCTTGTTTCGAGTTATCGAATGGCCGTTCTCTGCATTTGGAGGCAAAATGACCGCAACGCCTTTCGCGCTGCCCGAGGCAGTGCTTACCGCAATCTCAAACGGAAAACCCGTAATTCAGGCATATCGGGAACATCTTGGCTATTCGACCGAGGACATTGCCGTGACCAGCGGTCTGACAGTCGAGGAGGTCGGGCTGATCGAATCTGGCCATTGTTTCGACAAGGGCTATCGCGATCGGATCGCTCGGGCGCTTGGCGTGGCTGAGAGTATCTTCGATGAAATCTCGGGTATCCCGAACGCTGCCTGA
- a CDS encoding mannose-1-phosphate guanylyltransferase/mannose-6-phosphate isomerase — protein MKVVPVIISGGAGSRLWPASRQSHPKPFLKVADGLSLIQHTVLRAASMQHVVELVTVTSTGHLFLTKDVFDELDSVVLPRTFLLEPEGRDTAAAVAAATVHAKATQGPDAVLCIFPADHMIGDLPAFQTAMNRAIEQAQQGRIATLGITPDRPDTAFGYIEADGEKVVRFVEKPNAETAKSYVASKRFFWNAGIFCFKAQVMLDEMAAHCPEVIDAVLDSYDNARVSHGEHVASVELSSEHFAMAPRISLDRAVMEKTHNLSVVPCEMGWNDIGSWNAMAELVAADGSGNRIRGDVHVVDTVGSYISSDRRVIGTVGISDLVIVDSPDALLVASRDRVQDVKKLFEGLKAAGHEAHLLHSTVHRPWGTYTVLEESERFKIKRIEVKPGGRLSLQMHHHRSEHWVVVSGTAKIVNGDQELLLTTNQSTYIPCGHKHRLENPGNIGLVMIEVQSGEYLGEDDIVRLEDVYGRT, from the coding sequence ATGAAAGTGGTTCCGGTCATCATCAGCGGTGGAGCTGGTTCGCGGCTCTGGCCCGCCTCAAGGCAATCGCACCCCAAACCTTTCCTCAAGGTGGCGGATGGACTTTCGCTCATCCAGCACACCGTGTTGCGCGCCGCTTCGATGCAGCATGTCGTGGAGCTTGTTACCGTGACGTCCACGGGGCACCTCTTCCTTACGAAAGACGTTTTCGACGAGCTGGATTCCGTTGTTTTGCCACGCACCTTTCTGCTTGAGCCTGAGGGTCGGGATACCGCCGCCGCCGTCGCTGCGGCAACCGTCCATGCCAAGGCAACACAGGGTCCCGATGCTGTTCTGTGTATTTTTCCCGCCGACCATATGATTGGTGATCTGCCCGCATTTCAAACCGCCATGAACCGGGCAATCGAACAGGCGCAGCAGGGGCGTATCGCAACCTTGGGCATAACCCCGGATAGGCCAGACACCGCATTCGGCTACATCGAGGCCGACGGTGAGAAAGTTGTCCGGTTCGTCGAGAAACCGAACGCCGAGACTGCCAAATCTTATGTCGCGTCCAAACGTTTCTTCTGGAACGCCGGCATCTTCTGCTTCAAGGCACAGGTCATGCTCGACGAAATGGCTGCGCATTGCCCGGAGGTGATCGATGCCGTTCTCGATAGCTATGATAACGCTCGCGTCAGCCACGGCGAACATGTTGCCAGCGTCGAACTCTCATCTGAGCACTTCGCCATGGCGCCGCGTATTTCACTCGACCGAGCGGTGATGGAAAAAACCCACAATCTCTCCGTCGTTCCCTGCGAAATGGGGTGGAACGACATTGGATCTTGGAACGCAATGGCCGAACTGGTCGCCGCTGACGGGAGCGGCAACAGGATTCGCGGCGATGTCCACGTGGTCGACACCGTGGGCAGTTACATAAGCTCGGACAGACGCGTCATCGGCACCGTCGGCATCAGCGACCTGGTGATCGTGGATTCCCCAGATGCATTGCTTGTTGCATCCCGTGATCGCGTCCAGGACGTCAAGAAACTCTTCGAGGGCCTCAAGGCTGCGGGACATGAAGCGCATTTGCTTCACAGTACTGTGCACCGGCCCTGGGGCACCTACACGGTTCTGGAGGAAAGCGAGCGCTTCAAGATCAAGCGCATCGAGGTGAAGCCGGGCGGACGCTTGAGCCTGCAGATGCACCATCACCGCTCCGAGCACTGGGTCGTGGTCAGCGGCACTGCGAAAATAGTCAACGGCGACCAGGAGCTACTCCTGACCACTAATCAATCCACCTATATCCCTTGCGGCCACAAACACCGGCTCGAAAACCCCGGCAATATCGGACTGGTGATGATCGAGGTCCAAAGCGGCGAGTATCTCGGCGAAGATGACATCGTGCGGCTTGAGGACGTATACGGTCGAACCTGA
- a CDS encoding phosphomannomutase, whose protein sequence is MKFGSSGVRGLASELVGKASGLYAEAFAWRLISSRVQPNSSVFIGRDLRDSSQAIADNCMAGLAANGFQPIDCGTIPTPALALYACKHGAAALMVTGSHIPADRNGIKFYGPNGEISKADEAAITRFVAERSIAYCLPRACLGTTWPMHREEAIASYRERAHDMLEPGSLSGMRLGVYQHSSVAAELLVQVLRSLGASVVAVGKTGTFVPVDTEAVDAATIAKLKKWVREFGLDAIVSTDADGDRPLVADENGDLLRGDLVGLATALFLKADTIVTPVTSNSGISKAFGFAVQRTKVGSPFVIEAMEASHGAGGVIVGFEANGGFLLGSDCAVNGKTLTALPTRDSFLPILAVLGTMASTKKKLSRLRGLWNLPVCASDRLQNFPAESSRRLMDHLASRNALQHFLASFGTVAEVDETDGLRARMLSGEIIHLRPSGNAPELRCYSEASTESRAMAIVASTLQGAQAFALTDEIEDL, encoded by the coding sequence ATGAAATTCGGGTCAAGCGGCGTTCGAGGATTGGCTTCGGAATTGGTCGGCAAGGCCAGCGGACTTTATGCCGAAGCTTTCGCTTGGCGTTTGATTTCCAGCCGGGTTCAGCCGAATAGTTCGGTCTTCATAGGCCGCGACCTACGTGACAGCAGTCAGGCGATAGCCGACAATTGCATGGCGGGGTTGGCCGCAAATGGTTTCCAGCCGATCGATTGCGGCACCATACCTACGCCTGCCCTGGCACTATATGCATGCAAACACGGCGCGGCGGCTCTTATGGTCACCGGGTCGCACATTCCAGCCGATCGCAATGGCATCAAATTCTATGGCCCGAATGGTGAAATCAGCAAGGCGGATGAGGCCGCGATTACGCGCTTTGTAGCCGAAAGATCAATTGCGTATTGCTTACCAAGGGCTTGTCTGGGAACGACGTGGCCTATGCACCGTGAAGAAGCGATCGCGTCTTATCGAGAGCGCGCCCATGACATGCTGGAGCCGGGCTCACTTTCCGGCATGAGACTTGGTGTCTATCAGCACAGTTCGGTCGCGGCGGAACTGTTGGTACAGGTTCTTCGATCGCTCGGTGCCAGCGTGGTCGCCGTCGGGAAAACCGGGACCTTCGTACCTGTCGATACCGAAGCCGTGGACGCAGCAACAATCGCAAAATTGAAGAAGTGGGTCCGCGAATTCGGTCTCGATGCCATCGTGTCGACCGATGCGGACGGTGATCGGCCACTCGTCGCTGATGAAAATGGCGATCTTCTTCGCGGCGACCTGGTTGGGCTTGCAACGGCTCTTTTCCTGAAGGCAGACACGATCGTGACGCCAGTGACCTCCAATTCGGGAATTTCGAAGGCCTTTGGTTTCGCGGTCCAGAGGACGAAAGTCGGGTCTCCATTTGTCATTGAAGCAATGGAAGCATCACACGGCGCCGGCGGCGTCATCGTCGGCTTTGAGGCCAATGGTGGTTTTCTGCTGGGCTCGGATTGTGCGGTGAATGGGAAGACATTGACTGCACTGCCGACGCGGGACTCATTCCTCCCGATCCTGGCCGTCCTCGGTACCATGGCGTCGACAAAAAAGAAGCTGTCGCGACTGCGCGGGCTTTGGAATCTTCCTGTGTGCGCCAGTGACCGGCTTCAGAACTTCCCTGCGGAAAGTTCACGCAGATTGATGGATCATCTCGCAAGCCGGAACGCACTGCAGCACTTTCTTGCCTCGTTCGGGACCGTCGCCGAAGTTGACGAAACCGATGGCCTCAGGGCGCGGATGCTTTCAGGTGAGATCATACATCTGCGGCCTTCCGGCAATGCCCCGGAACTGCGCTGCTACTCGGAAGCTTCGACCGAGAGCAGGGCCATGGCGATCGTCGCCTCGACGCTGCAAGGGGCACAGGCATTCGCGCTTACAGACGAGATAGAGGACCTTTGA
- the queC gene encoding 7-cyano-7-deazaguanine synthase QueC gives MNALVICSGGLDSVSLAHKVATEQKLIGLLSFDYGQRHKKELGFAAICAKRLGVPHQIVDIRDVGRNLSGSALTDSVDVPDGHYAEDSMRITVVPNRNAIMLAIAFGVAAAQKADAVATAVHGGDHFIYPDCRPAFIDAFQTMQNHALAGYADIRLYAPYVNMSKADIVSEGAKYATPFEATWSCYKGGARHCGRCGTCVERREAFNLAGIADPTDYEDADFWLHAIQTRSA, from the coding sequence ATGAATGCCCTCGTCATCTGCTCCGGCGGATTGGACTCTGTTTCGCTCGCTCACAAGGTGGCGACCGAGCAGAAACTCATTGGCCTGCTTTCGTTCGATTACGGCCAGAGGCACAAAAAGGAACTCGGCTTTGCCGCCATCTGCGCCAAGCGGCTGGGTGTTCCGCACCAGATCGTCGATATCCGCGATGTTGGCCGGAACCTGAGCGGCTCGGCGCTGACTGATAGTGTGGACGTGCCCGACGGGCACTATGCCGAAGACTCCATGAGGATCACGGTGGTGCCGAACAGGAACGCCATCATGCTGGCTATCGCCTTCGGGGTTGCCGCCGCGCAGAAGGCCGATGCGGTGGCCACTGCCGTCCATGGCGGAGATCATTTCATCTATCCCGATTGCCGGCCCGCTTTTATCGACGCCTTTCAGACGATGCAGAACCATGCGCTCGCAGGCTACGCCGATATCCGCCTTTACGCTCCCTATGTGAATATGTCGAAGGCCGACATCGTCAGCGAGGGGGCAAAGTACGCCACACCGTTCGAGGCGACGTGGTCCTGCTACAAGGGCGGCGCACGTCATTGCGGTCGCTGCGGGACATGCGTCGAACGGCGCGAAGCATTCAATCTGGCCGGCATTGCCGACCCGACAGATTATGAGGACGCGGACTTCTGGCTCCACGCTATCCAGACAAGGAGCGCGTGA
- the queD gene encoding 6-carboxytetrahydropterin synthase QueD, whose translation MFRITKEFHFSASHQLTSLPPDHQCARLHGHNYIVVVELSGGELDEHGFVRDYQGLAAFKHYIDGTFDHRHLNDVLGHDHATAECLARHFYDWCKVRLPETSAVRVSETPKTWAEYRP comes from the coding sequence ATGTTCCGCATTACCAAAGAGTTCCACTTCTCGGCCTCGCATCAGCTCACCTCCTTGCCACCCGACCATCAGTGCGCACGTCTGCACGGCCACAACTACATCGTCGTAGTGGAGCTTTCAGGTGGCGAACTGGACGAACACGGCTTTGTGCGCGACTACCAAGGTCTGGCGGCGTTCAAGCACTACATCGATGGGACGTTCGACCATCGGCATCTTAACGACGTGCTGGGGCATGACCATGCCACAGCGGAATGTCTGGCCAGGCACTTCTACGACTGGTGCAAGGTGCGGCTACCCGAAACCTCCGCCGTGCGGGTGAGCGAGACGCCGAAAACCTGGGCGGAATACCGACCATGA
- the queE gene encoding 7-carboxy-7-deazaguanine synthase QueE, giving the protein MTCALHPGIRVSEIFGPTIQGEGVLIGLPTVFVRTGGCDYRCSWCDSLHAVDRRFRHDWEMMSPDAVWQKVIALSGGQPVMVSLSGGNPAIQPLGPLIDRGHGEGYRFALETQGSVPKQWFADLDVLVLSPKPPSSEMTTDWAAFDACLEAAQDKPQMALKLVVFDDDDYAYGKDAAARYPQLAIYLQPGNHTPPRPGNEDAFIDMAGVMRRMEWLVEKVTRDRWFKARVLPQLHVLLWGNKRGV; this is encoded by the coding sequence ATGACTTGCGCGTTGCATCCCGGAATCCGGGTGAGCGAGATTTTTGGGCCGACCATTCAGGGCGAAGGCGTGCTGATCGGCTTGCCGACGGTGTTCGTAAGAACCGGCGGGTGCGATTATCGCTGTTCCTGGTGCGACAGCCTGCATGCGGTGGACCGTCGCTTCCGCCATGATTGGGAGATGATGTCTCCCGACGCGGTTTGGCAAAAGGTCATTGCGCTTTCCGGCGGTCAGCCCGTGATGGTATCGCTGTCGGGCGGCAATCCGGCCATCCAACCGCTTGGCCCGCTGATCGACCGCGGGCATGGTGAGGGCTACCGCTTTGCATTGGAAACCCAAGGCTCGGTGCCTAAGCAATGGTTCGCGGATCTCGACGTGCTGGTGCTCAGCCCCAAGCCACCCTCAAGCGAAATGACGACAGATTGGGCCGCGTTCGACGCCTGCTTAGAGGCGGCGCAGGATAAGCCGCAGATGGCGCTCAAGCTCGTTGTCTTCGACGATGATGACTATGCCTATGGCAAAGACGCCGCGGCGCGCTACCCGCAATTGGCCATCTATCTGCAGCCCGGCAATCACACGCCGCCGCGTCCCGGCAACGAAGACGCGTTCATCGACATGGCCGGTGTGATGAGGCGCATGGAATGGCTGGTTGAAAAGGTGACCCGTGACAGGTGGTTCAAGGCGCGTGTACTGCCGCAGCTTCATGTTCTGCTCTGGGGGAACAAACGGGGCGTCTAG
- the thiC gene encoding phosphomethylpyrimidine synthase ThiC, producing MNALTPAVSTGPLPASRKIHKSGVLHPQIRVPMREISVHPTAGEPAVTVYDPSGPYTDPTVETNIENGLARLRNEWITARGDVEAYDGRDVRPEDNGFATGERLTPEFLTRNRPLRAKQGKAVTQLAYARAGIITPEMEFVAIRENLGREMLRGKLERDGEAFGAAIPDFVTPEFVRDEVARGRAIIPANINHPESEPMIIGRNFLVKINANIGNSAVTSSMAEEVEKMVWAIRWGADTVMDLSTGRNIHNIREWIVRNAPVPIGTVPLYQALEKVNGIAEDLTWEVYRDTLIEQAEQGVDYFTIHAGVRLHYIPLTVDRVTGIVSRGGSIMAKWCLQHHRESFLYEHFAEICDICRAYDVSFSLGDGLRPGSIADANDAAQFAELETLGELTQIAWAKDCQVMIEGPGHVPMHKIKENMDKQLAVCGEAPFYTLGPLTTDIAPGYDHITSGIGAAMIGWFGTAMLCYVTPKEHLGLPDRNDVKIGVITYKIAAHAADLAKGHPAAKVRDDALSRARFEFRWEDQFNLSLDPETARSFHDQTLPKEAHKLAHFCSMCGPKFCSMRISHDIRAEAQKEGMAAMAAKYREGGDLYVPAEEAGAPLMSEAHEPS from the coding sequence ATGAATGCCCTCACCCCCGCCGTCTCGACGGGACCACTGCCCGCCTCACGGAAAATCCACAAGTCCGGCGTCCTCCATCCGCAGATCAGGGTGCCGATGCGCGAAATCTCCGTCCATCCAACGGCCGGCGAGCCGGCCGTCACCGTCTACGATCCGTCCGGCCCCTATACCGACCCGACTGTCGAAACCAATATCGAAAATGGCCTTGCCCGGCTTCGTAACGAATGGATCACAGCGCGCGGCGATGTCGAGGCCTATGACGGCCGAGATGTCCGGCCGGAGGACAACGGATTTGCGACCGGCGAGCGCCTGACGCCGGAATTTCTCACTCGCAACCGGCCACTCAGGGCCAAGCAGGGCAAGGCGGTGACCCAGCTCGCCTATGCGCGCGCCGGCATCATCACGCCCGAGATGGAGTTCGTCGCCATCCGCGAAAACCTCGGCCGCGAGATGCTGCGTGGCAAGCTTGAGCGCGACGGCGAAGCCTTCGGCGCGGCGATCCCAGACTTCGTCACGCCGGAATTCGTGCGCGATGAGGTTGCGCGCGGGCGTGCGATCATTCCCGCCAACATCAATCATCCCGAAAGCGAGCCGATGATCATCGGCCGCAATTTCCTGGTGAAGATCAACGCCAATATAGGCAATTCCGCCGTCACCTCCTCGATGGCCGAAGAGGTCGAAAAGATGGTCTGGGCGATCCGCTGGGGCGCCGACACGGTGATGGACCTGTCGACCGGCCGCAACATCCACAACATCCGTGAATGGATCGTACGCAATGCGCCGGTGCCGATCGGCACGGTGCCGCTCTATCAGGCGCTCGAAAAGGTCAACGGCATTGCCGAGGACCTTACCTGGGAGGTCTACCGCGACACATTGATCGAGCAGGCCGAGCAGGGCGTCGACTATTTCACCATCCACGCCGGCGTGCGGCTGCACTACATCCCGCTGACTGTCGACCGGGTCACGGGCATCGTCTCGCGCGGCGGTTCGATCATGGCCAAATGGTGCCTGCAGCATCACCGGGAAAGCTTTCTCTACGAGCACTTCGCGGAAATCTGCGACATCTGCCGCGCCTATGACGTGTCCTTCTCGCTTGGCGACGGTCTTCGTCCCGGCTCGATCGCCGACGCCAACGACGCGGCGCAATTCGCCGAGCTGGAAACGCTTGGCGAGCTGACGCAGATCGCCTGGGCCAAGGATTGCCAGGTGATGATCGAGGGGCCTGGCCACGTGCCGATGCACAAGATCAAGGAGAACATGGACAAGCAGCTCGCCGTTTGCGGCGAGGCGCCGTTCTACACGCTTGGACCGCTGACGACCGACATTGCGCCGGGCTATGACCACATCACCTCCGGCATTGGTGCTGCCATGATCGGGTGGTTCGGCACCGCCATGCTCTGCTACGTCACGCCGAAGGAACATCTCGGCCTTCCCGATCGCAACGACGTCAAGATTGGCGTGATCACCTACAAGATCGCCGCCCATGCCGCCGATCTGGCGAAGGGCCATCCGGCGGCGAAAGTCAGGGATGATGCCCTCTCCCGCGCGCGCTTCGAGTTCCGCTGGGAGGACCAGTTCAACCTGTCGCTCGACCCCGAAACCGCGCGGTCCTTCCACGACCAGACCTTGCCCAAGGAGGCCCACAAGCTGGCGCATTTCTGCTCGATGTGCGGGCCGAAATTCTGCTCGATGCGGATTTCCCACGACATTCGTGCCGAAGCACAAAAGGAGGGCATGGCGGCGATGGCGGCGAAATATCGCGAGGGCGGCGATCTCTATGTGCCGGCGGAGGAGGCCGGCGCACCGCTGATGTCGGAGGCGCATGAGCCATCATGA
- the thiO gene encoding glycine oxidase ThiO — MRVLVQGAGVAGLTAAFELATRGAAVTVAETRHALGGNASWFAGGMLAPWCERESAEQLVLDLGRDAADWWEAATPGQVTRAGTLVVAAPRDAGELERFASRTSGHRRVDEDEIALLEPDLAGRFRRGLFFPDEAHLDPHQAMAALHDKLTAMGVEFRFGADTRHGSGFDRQIDCTGMAAFDDRLRGVRGEMLILRTPDISLSRPVRLLQPRFPLYAVPRTDHRFMIGATMIESQSVGPVTARSMMELLGAAYALHPAFGEAEIVETGVGIRPAFPDNLPRVEARGNAVAINGLYRHGFLLAPAMARQGAELVFRQDKPMELANETDRQRRSA, encoded by the coding sequence ATGAGGGTGCTGGTCCAAGGGGCCGGCGTCGCCGGTCTCACCGCAGCCTTCGAACTCGCCACCCGCGGCGCGGCGGTGACAGTTGCCGAGACAAGACATGCTCTCGGCGGCAACGCATCATGGTTCGCGGGCGGCATGCTGGCACCATGGTGCGAGCGCGAAAGCGCCGAGCAGCTAGTGTTGGATCTGGGACGCGATGCCGCCGACTGGTGGGAGGCGGCAACGCCGGGCCAGGTTACGCGGGCCGGAACACTGGTCGTGGCCGCGCCGCGCGATGCGGGCGAACTCGAGCGGTTCGCCAGCCGCACGTCGGGTCATCGGCGCGTCGATGAAGATGAAATCGCGCTGCTGGAGCCCGACCTCGCCGGCCGCTTCCGGCGCGGCCTGTTCTTTCCCGATGAGGCGCATCTCGACCCGCACCAGGCGATGGCGGCACTTCATGACAAGCTCACGGCCATGGGTGTCGAGTTCCGCTTCGGCGCCGACACCCGGCATGGTTCCGGTTTCGATCGCCAGATCGACTGCACGGGAATGGCCGCCTTCGATGACAGGCTGCGCGGCGTTCGCGGCGAAATGCTGATCCTGCGCACGCCTGACATCTCGCTGTCGCGCCCGGTCAGGCTGCTGCAGCCGCGCTTTCCACTCTATGCGGTGCCGCGCACCGACCACCGTTTCATGATCGGCGCGACGATGATTGAAAGCCAGTCCGTCGGACCGGTCACGGCGCGTTCGATGATGGAACTTCTGGGTGCTGCCTATGCCCTCCATCCAGCCTTTGGCGAGGCCGAGATCGTTGAAACCGGGGTCGGCATCCGTCCAGCCTTTCCAGACAACCTGCCGCGCGTCGAGGCACGCGGAAACGCGGTCGCGATCAACGGCCTCTATCGCCATGGCTTTCTGCTCGCCCCAGCCATGGCGCGCCAGGGGGCCGAACTCGTCTTCCGTCAGGACAAACCCATGGAGCTTGCCAATGAAACTGATCGTCAACGGCGAAGCGCATGA
- the thiS gene encoding sulfur carrier protein ThiS, with translation MKLIVNGEAHEVAATTLAELLAALDYEGDWLATAVNSDLVHKANRAEFRLSDGDRIEILSPMQGG, from the coding sequence ATGAAACTGATCGTCAACGGCGAAGCGCATGAGGTTGCCGCCACCACCCTGGCCGAGCTGCTTGCCGCGCTCGACTATGAGGGCGATTGGCTGGCGACCGCCGTCAACAGTGACCTCGTGCACAAAGCCAACCGGGCGGAATTCCGGTTGAGCGACGGCGATCGGATCGAAATCCTCTCGCCCATGCAGGGAGGCTAG
- a CDS encoding thiazole synthase: MFELLGTTLPSRLLLGTAQYPSPAILADAVKASGTSVVTVSLRREMADGRAGEKFWSLIRSLGVRILPNTAGCHSVKEAVTTAKMARDVFGTSWIKLEVIGNHDTLQPDVFGLVEAARILCEDGFMVFPYTTDDLVVAGRLLEAGCKVLMPWCAPIGSALGPVNIMALRSMRGHFPGVPLIVDAGLGRPSHAATVMELGFDAVLLNTAVARAADPVGMARAFGKAVEAGREAFGSGMLEPRDVAVPSTPTFGRAVFHEA, translated from the coding sequence ATGTTCGAGCTTCTCGGGACGACGCTTCCTTCCCGCCTGCTTCTCGGCACCGCGCAATATCCTTCGCCGGCCATCCTTGCCGATGCGGTCAAGGCATCGGGCACGTCGGTGGTGACCGTCTCGCTGCGCCGTGAGATGGCAGATGGCAGGGCCGGCGAGAAATTCTGGTCGTTGATCCGCTCGCTGGGCGTCAGAATCCTGCCCAACACTGCTGGCTGTCACTCCGTCAAGGAAGCGGTCACCACTGCGAAAATGGCGCGCGACGTCTTCGGTACGAGCTGGATCAAGCTCGAAGTGATCGGCAACCACGACACGCTGCAGCCAGACGTGTTCGGCCTGGTCGAAGCCGCCCGCATCCTGTGCGAGGACGGCTTTATGGTATTCCCCTACACCACCGACGATCTTGTCGTGGCCGGGCGGCTGCTGGAAGCGGGCTGCAAGGTCCTGATGCCGTGGTGTGCGCCGATCGGTTCCGCCCTCGGGCCGGTCAACATCATGGCGCTACGCTCGATGCGCGGACATTTCCCAGGTGTCCCGCTGATCGTGGATGCGGGGCTCGGGCGACCGTCACACGCAGCAACAGTCATGGAGCTCGGTTTCGACGCCGTGCTCCTGAACACGGCGGTCGCCAGGGCGGCCGATCCGGTCGGCATGGCGCGTGCGTTCGGCAAGGCGGTCGAAGCCGGTCGCGAAGCTTTTGGTTCGGGAATGCTCGAACCGCGCGATGTCGCCGTGCCGTCGACGCCGACATTCGGCAGGGCGGTTTTTCATGAAGCTTGA